The sequence below is a genomic window from Synechococcus sp. PCC 7335.
AGTGGAGAACGCCATACGAAATCACAGTGATGTGACTCCATTCTAAGAGACTCTCAAATTCTTATTGAAACTGCGAGCAGATCTTTTCACCATCTAGCTCGTGCCCAATTACGATGAGTTTGGTTTGTCGAGGCTCATCAGCCCGCCAGGGGCGATCGTAGAAGTAGTCAAACCGATTGCCAACCCCATTTAAAACCAGCCGCATTGCTTTTCCGGGGACAGCGACGAAGCCTTTGATCCGATAGATCTCTTGCTCACTGACTAGCTGCATAAGCTGACGCACTAGTGCTTTTGGCTCAAACGCTTGGTCTAGTGTTAACGGGATAGAGGTGATGTCTTCATCGTGGTCATGTTCTTCTTCGTGGTCATGATGGCTGTGGCGACTGTCGAGATTGTCTTCTACAGCAGCATTGAAACCGAGTAGGACGTCGGGGCTAATTTGACCGCTGTGACAGGGTACGACTTTGACGCCGTCTTGAAGTTCACTCGCTAGCCAGGTTTTGACTTTGTCGAGCCCAGTGGGATTTACGCAGTCAACTTTGGTGAGCAAGACCATATCCGCACAGCCAAGCTGATCTTCAAACAGTTCTTCGATTGGCGTTTCGTGGTCTAGTTCTTCATCGGCTTGACGTTGCGCTTCCAGCGCGTCTAAATCGCCAACTAGTTCTCCTTTTGCTAGCGCTTCGCAATCGACAACGGTAACCACACCGTCGACAGTGGCGCTAGTGCGAATTTCTGGCCAGCGAAAGGCCTGAACAAGCGGTTTGGGTAAGGCTAAGCCCGAGGTTTCAATGACTACGCAGTCTAGCTCATCGCGTCGTTCGATTAGTGCTTGCATAGTCGGTAAGAACTCTTCTTGGACGGTGCAGCACAAACAGCCGTTAGCCAGTTCTAATATGTTGCTTTTAGAATTGTTCTTTTCTGCATTATTTTCTGTCTCTTCGTCACAGATCTGGCAGTCGCGCAACAGTTCTCCATCAATGCCAACTTCACCAAACTCGTTGACGATCACAGCAATTCGTCGCCCCTGATTGTTCTGTAGAAGGTGGCGAACAAGCGTTGTTTTTCCAGCGCCAAGAAAGCCAGTGACGACGGTAACGGGGAGTTTGCTCATGCCAATAACCCTCCGACAAAGGCGATGCCTACACCTAGTACCGCGAAGCCAGCGTGACGAACTGACACGAGGCCACTTGTTTGGTTGGTGCTGATAGCGCGTTTTGATAGCAGGTAGGTGGTGTAGGCGATCGCACTCTGCACACCAGCAAATCCAATTAGATAGGCCACTATCGGTGTCGGCTCTGCGCCCACAACCGCCTCACCATAGGCATAGCCATGGAAGACACCTGCTAAAGCGCTCAGCAATACGACGACCATAGGGTTTAGACGATCACGCATCACTGCTAGCGCTCCAAACAAAAGCACCGAAACAGAAATTACTATCTCTATCATCGGCAGATTAATCTCAGCGAGGTGCACTCCAGTGCCAAAGAGCGTAGCTACGACAAAAGCAGCCGGCACTCTCCAGCCACGGCTGATAACAGCAGCAAGCAAACCGGCTGCGACCACAAAAGCCAAGTGGTCAAATCCAATCACAGGATGTCCTGCGCCTGAGAGTATTCCTTCAAAAATATTTTTAGGGGCGCTGCCACCAAAGGGGTGATGAGCTAGGGCGGGTTTAGCTAGGCACAGGCTAACCAAACCGGCAAAAACAGCGCCAGATAGAATCCGACGGCTCGATAGGCGATGATTCATGAGTTACTTTCCTTGTCTGTACCTCGCAGACAGCGGTTGAGTGTAGCGAAAACCCGCACAGGCATTCTGGCTCAGGCAAAAGAAAGCAACTATATTGAAGAAACTTTGTTAGAGATTGCCATCACAGTTGCGGGACAGCGCCGGTTTTTCACCGAACTTTCCCCATGCAGGCTACCTAGCCTAGCACGGCGCATAGCGACACAATCATATAAGGTCTACATCCCTTATCATTTGTAAAAATATATTGGTCCATCCTGAATCTATCACTATGCTCAAAGCCGTTATTTTCGACTTAGATGGCACCTTAACTGACAGCGACAAAGTGCATTTTCAGGTTTTTCAAGAACTGTTTGCCGAGCGAGACATCGAAATAGATAAAGCGCTCTACAGAGAAAGGATCAGCGGACGGCAAAACAGCGCAATCGTGTCCGACTTCTTTCCTGATATGTCAGAAGAAGAAGGAGAAGCCTTTAGCGATAACAAAGAAGCGCTGTTCCGAAAACGGGCAAAAGGATCTCTAGAGCCACTATCAGGACTGACTGACTTTCTAGCGGCTATTCAAAAGCATGAACTCGCAGCGGCAGTGGTCACTAACGCACCGCCAAAGAACGCCTGGTTTATGCTAGATACGATTGGGCTAAGTGAACAATTTGATCCAGTCATCATTGCCGATGAGCTTCCTAGAGGAAAGCCTGACCCGCTACCCTATCAGACAGCGTTGAACAAACTAGGTATCAAGCCCGAGGAGGCAATTGTCTTTGAAGACTCAACGGCAGGAATTCGATCAGCAGTTGGAGCGAAAATCACAACGATAGGCGTAATGACAACACATAGTGAAACAGGCTTAATCTCAGTCGGTGCACAGCGGGTGATCGCAGACTTTAGCGATCCTTACCTTCAAACGCTATTTCAACCCTCGTCGCCTCTCTCAATCTGATTTCGCCTCCGCCGACAGCGATCAGAGCAATATTTCACATCATCCCAACAATTCTCCCATTTTTTACGCCAGACAAAAGGACGACCACAAACTTGACAAGGTTTGGAAGGAAGATCGGACTTTTTACGATGACGAGGCATGGAGAATGTGAAGAAAGTAAGCAGGCCTCCTAATGAAGAAAGTAAGCAGGCCTCCTAATATAGTGTACCAAGAGTGACTGAGGACGCTGTAGCCGTTTGAGCATGTCAGAAGTATTGAGTAAGCAGCCACCCACCCAGGCAGATCTAACACAGATCAGAATCGTTCTGGTGGCACCAGCAGGTCCACTGAATGTAGGCTCGGTAGCGCGGGTAATGAAAAACTTTGGCCTCTCACAACTCTACCTAGTCGATCCGCAGTGCGACTATCTAGGCGCTGAAGCTTTGCAGATGGCTGTACATGCCGACGATGTATTGAAGACGGCACAGATCGTACCAACCATTCCTAAGGCTTTAGCGGGTTGTGAGTATGCGATCGCAACGACTGCTCGTACCAGGGGGTTCAACGTCCCACTCGATCCACCAGAAACTGCGCTACCCAACCTATTAACTTCAAACCCGCAGCAGCCTATCCGCCAGACTGCTCTCCTCTTTGGGCCAGAAGATCGAGGACTGAGCAACCAAGAACTCATCTACGCCCAACAGTTTCTCAAAATTCCTACTAGCGATGCCTATAGCGCGCTTAATCTAGCCCAAGCAGTCACCATCTGCTGCTATGAACTCTCACGGGTTGCCAGAACCTTCTGCCCTAACAGCACCCTAAGCTCCTACCCTATCGAATCCTCTCTAGAAAACAAAACACCTGCTTTACAAAATACCCCTTCATCTGCTAAACAGTCAGAATCTTCCTTATCAAGTACAGCCAACGCCCCCATCATAAAAGAACACGAAGATCAGCCCAGAGCAAACCTAGAGGAAATTGAAAGATACTACGAGCATTTGGAATCATTACTACTACAGGTGGGATATCTTCTTCCTCACACAAGCGCTAGTCGCATGCGTAAAATTCGGCAGCTGCTCCATCGAGCCTCCCCGACCTCTCACGAAGTTGCCCTATTGCGTGGCATGATTCGGCAGATCGAATGGGCATTATCACACTCAAAACAACGGCAAACGTAAAGGTTAGACCCTGTCATGACGGATACCCACAACTTGCGCAACGCCTGGATCGGGGGGCAAAACGTTGACACTCAGCTACGGTCCAGTTCCATTAGGCAAAAGCCTAAACAGCTATCCAAACAGATTCCAACACCTTCTAAGGCACCTACTCGCAGCCGTCGTCATCGAAATAAACGCTCTCGTCGCACTGATACCTCTCTAGAGCGCCGTCGTTTGTCGATTACCGGATCTGATCGTGTTAAAAGCAGATCTACTAGCCGCACGCTTGCTGCTAAA
It includes:
- the cobW gene encoding cobalamin biosynthesis protein CobW; this encodes MSKLPVTVVTGFLGAGKTTLVRHLLQNNQGRRIAVIVNEFGEVGIDGELLRDCQICDEETENNAEKNNSKSNILELANGCLCCTVQEEFLPTMQALIERRDELDCVVIETSGLALPKPLVQAFRWPEIRTSATVDGVVTVVDCEALAKGELVGDLDALEAQRQADEELDHETPIEELFEDQLGCADMVLLTKVDCVNPTGLDKVKTWLASELQDGVKVVPCHSGQISPDVLLGFNAAVEDNLDSRHSHHDHEEEHDHDEDITSIPLTLDQAFEPKALVRQLMQLVSEQEIYRIKGFVAVPGKAMRLVLNGVGNRFDYFYDRPWRADEPRQTKLIVIGHELDGEKICSQFQ
- a CDS encoding HupE/UreJ family protein, with the translated sequence MNHRLSSRRILSGAVFAGLVSLCLAKPALAHHPFGGSAPKNIFEGILSGAGHPVIGFDHLAFVVAAGLLAAVISRGWRVPAAFVVATLFGTGVHLAEINLPMIEIVISVSVLLFGALAVMRDRLNPMVVVLLSALAGVFHGYAYGEAVVGAEPTPIVAYLIGFAGVQSAIAYTTYLLSKRAISTNQTSGLVSVRHAGFAVLGVGIAFVGGLLA
- a CDS encoding HAD family phosphatase, whose protein sequence is MLKAVIFDLDGTLTDSDKVHFQVFQELFAERDIEIDKALYRERISGRQNSAIVSDFFPDMSEEEGEAFSDNKEALFRKRAKGSLEPLSGLTDFLAAIQKHELAAAVVTNAPPKNAWFMLDTIGLSEQFDPVIIADELPRGKPDPLPYQTALNKLGIKPEEAIVFEDSTAGIRSAVGAKITTIGVMTTHSETGLISVGAQRVIADFSDPYLQTLFQPSSPLSI
- a CDS encoding DUF2256 domain-containing protein is translated as MPRHRKKSDLPSKPCQVCGRPFVWRKKWENCWDDVKYCSDRCRRRRNQIERGDEG
- a CDS encoding RNA methyltransferase, whose protein sequence is MSEVLSKQPPTQADLTQIRIVLVAPAGPLNVGSVARVMKNFGLSQLYLVDPQCDYLGAEALQMAVHADDVLKTAQIVPTIPKALAGCEYAIATTARTRGFNVPLDPPETALPNLLTSNPQQPIRQTALLFGPEDRGLSNQELIYAQQFLKIPTSDAYSALNLAQAVTICCYELSRVARTFCPNSTLSSYPIESSLENKTPALQNTPSSAKQSESSLSSTANAPIIKEHEDQPRANLEEIERYYEHLESLLLQVGYLLPHTSASRMRKIRQLLHRASPTSHEVALLRGMIRQIEWALSHSKQRQT